Below is a genomic region from Syngnathus typhle isolate RoL2023-S1 ecotype Sweden linkage group LG3, RoL_Styp_1.0, whole genome shotgun sequence.
AAAATTTAGTTTTCTATTCAAACGAGAAGATGAGGATCAAAGTATGCCAAGTTCATTTATAAAGACGTGAAAGCAGACGATAACTTTGGAGCTCACAGATCTGTTAAGTGAGTACTTGGGGACCGCCTGCCACCCCGTTCGTTCGTGCCCGTGTGTGATCTCCCATTTAGTTTTGTGCGTATGTGGAAACATCTCTTTCTCAGGCAGCGGCTGGACACTTTCTTCATTATAAATTGAGGTTGCATGATTCCATTTGCAGTGCTGACTCAACACTGTCAGCATATATGAGGCCCTCCAGATCTGCAGCTAAAAGAATCTCCTGGACATTTGGCTGGTGGGGAACCAAAAACAGACAAGAAAGATTTTAGATGTTGGACTGCTTTCTGGATAAGTCGAAAGCCATCCATGGTGGCTTGGTGAAGGAGGAGAAAAGAATACTGCACTGCTCTAAGAGGGAGCCGTAAAAAAATAACAGACAATGGTAAGAATTGAAAAACGTACTCTTACATGAAATGATCATTGAGTATACCTGCAATCCAGAAAGGATCAGATGCACATCTTGCCGTTTGAATTGCCTCAGCAAGTCGCTCAGCTCATTAATCACAGTGTAATCTATCACACTGACATGGAGGCAATCCAATACAACTGACCGTGGAAGGGACTCTGGTGAATGTTGGGAAGTGAAAGACTGATCATCACTCTTAACCGTTTACTGTTTTGATACTTTGATTGAACACCTACCCTGCAGAGCTTGAGTGTGTATGACGTGGCTGAGATGTTCTGCGGCAGGAAAGCTGAGCCCGCTGGCCAACTGAATTAGCATTACACTTTGATTAGATACCTGCACACAACAGGCACATGGAAGACACAACAGTCATCTAAAGCGCAGATCTATGTTGTGAGAAATGCATTATTCAGAATGGTTTGTCTGCCTCAATCATTTTTGATATTGATAATTGCTCTCCGTCACTATTCTTTATTATCACTATACCCATCAGTAATAATTCTtctatatttttgttgtttgtatttCGGTTCCAAATACCACTATCTGATAAATCAGCAAGGTCGGCAAAAGTTAGACAACGAtcttgatcatttgaatcaggtgtactGTAGCAGGGAGACATATAAAACAGAACACCAGTTGCCGAGGTCCGGAACTGGCTGCCTCATAATGTTAGATTAGATTTACTTCAGCTTCAATACACTTCAAAAATGCTGACCAGCTTCAGCTCTTCAATCTCCACAAATCCAATCTTCAATTAAATTACTGATCAAAATAAGGAACCTTAGGTAAAAGTAACACACTCTGTTCAAAACCCACAGAGAACCCACAActactaaaaaaatatatatctgaaAGGTCGGCCTATCACCCCCCACTAACAGCTCCTCAGTGACAAGTTACAGAAGCCCAAAGGACTCCATTCCACAATTCAACAATTTCCCATCAACAATAAACGCCATTGAAATACCTCTATTCGAGGTCTAGCCAGGGTGTACATCAGTAAAGCTCCAGACACAGCCACACCTCCTATGATTCCATACTGCACCCGCCAGAAACTCATCAGGAATGTCACAATGAAGGGAAGAAGGTCAAACTCTAGGAATGACACAGAGGCACAATGTTGTGAGATGTAACAGTGAAACCCTTGGACACTACCCGGGTGTAAGTGTAGGAACATACTATGTATTTTCCACATCTTAGCCACAACTTGATAATCAAACATAGGAGCGACTGCGCAGATGACAACAGCAGCAAGAGAAGCTTTTGGGATGTAGTAGAAGGCTGGCATGAGGAACGCCAAAGACAGCAACACTATCAcacctgtaaaaagaaaaaaaatgtttcatgctaaattaataaaattacaaaatcaaggttaatctatctatctatctatctatctatctatctatctatctatctatctatctatctatctatctatctatctatctatctatctatctatctatctatctatctatctatctatgactatgcatgttttttgtcatctttttttgtctGTAGTTTTAAGTTGCAATATCCctattcaccactagatggcagacatggCTTAGTTTTGCTTACACCAAGTCTTATACTGGCAGGTTTTATACGATAAAGTGAGTAAGATAATACTTTTCTTTATGGATTCTGATTGATATGCAGGACAAACATAACATAATaactatatttaatattttgtccataattatttattttggtcCAACATCTGGTTAGGAAATGTGTGGTCCCATGTGCCCCCTCCCAGTAGCACTGATGAAAAATTGTGGGCCCCTTCTGCATTTAAGTTACCCATCCCATGTGTTAACATTTTAGTCAGTGCTTTCAATTCTCTACTGAACTTTCAAAAATAGAATTctctttctgaaaaaaaaatcaatatactATATAAACGGAATACAAACTTTTAAGACAAATTACTTTTAAGATTAAAAACATCAATGCAAAAGTGTGTGGACTCACTGGTGACAATTCCTCCAGCTGGAGTACAAACCCCAGTCTGAGAATTCACTGCCGTTCTAAAGATGACAAAATATTCATCCGTACAATTAGTACacattttttctctctttgtcaaacacaaacgcacgcaggcaaacacacacaataacaCACCTGCCAAAGCTGCCGGTAACAGGGTAGGCTGAGACAAAGGAACCCATGATGTTGGTCATACCGATTGCCAATAGTTCCTGATTGGCATCAATTCTGTAGTTGTTCTGCCTAGCTGAGGACAAACAAGTCAAACGCTTAGCCCAGTATTACAATGGCCAAAATATCGGGCTGAATAGAAAAACCCTTTTATGACACCTATGAAATTAGATTGTTACGGAGAAAGAGTAATCTTCTTTCTCATTGATATGTACACGTGCCCCCACTAGTTTAAACgcagcattctgattaataatgtgtttgtggaatatgagttaagcagcaaaattcacccaaTTTTCTCACGGGTTTTCTGAAGATGAGTCataattggttgtgacctgagtgttggcaactgtgatgtcattttcagtccacAGCAAGTGGACTTCCCCTTTAATGAGGCCATAGATTCATTTCTATACATTACATAACTGTGACCTTCATCCCCTTGGAAAACTCACCAAATGCTTTTGCAATTGCAATGCTCTCCAGCAGTCCCATGAAAGGAATCACAGCTAGACCTCCACCAAAGCCCTGTGCACCATATTTAGAGGAAGACTAAGAGCTCAGCCGTGAGATTTTAATAGCCAATTCCACAGCCTCACCTGGACTCCTTACCTCTACAATCTCTCCAAATGTTATCACAGTGCCATTGACGTCGGTGTCCGAGGTGGGTGGTGGACTGAAGGGCGGAAGTCCTTGGGAGGTTTTCCCAGTGATTGTGAAGACATGAAGACCATAAGCTTCCCACGAAAAGGCGCAAAAAGAAGCAGCCACGACTATGAGGGCGTTACGCACTGGCCAAAACACAAAAGGCATTTAAGGAAAACTATTGTGTAGACACACTTGCAGGTCAAATGAATGCAGTGTTTTACACTGATACTGACTGGTAGCAACAGTGTAGACAAGTCTTCTGGCAGCCCTGGAAAATCTGGGagcatcgtcatcatcatcatcatcggagCCCAAGCTTGTCTTCATTGACATCAGCATTACCAGCAATGCTATGCAGAGAAAACCAAGGACCACATCACCTAGTCGTGCCTCGGGGATCTTGTAAAATGTGTAGTAGACTTGTGGGAAGAACTCATGGGGCACATCTTCAAGTCCCAGGATATTCTagagatataatttataatattttaaaaaatgccagAAGGAAAATGTAGTGAAATAATGTGCCGACTATTCAACTAACCATTTCTCATGTTCTTTTGTTGCTAGTTTATAAGAGACAATTACGCATAATATTGCTCtcgttttgtgtgttttgcgtCGTGTTTCTGCAATTACAATCATTATCTCACCTTCACCTGCCCAAAGCCAATTGTTATTGCTGCGGCACAAGTGAAGCCTTTTAAAACAGGGAATGAGATGAAATCCAAGAGGAAGCCTGCAATGGAAAATttgacatttcacattttgaCCTACAGAGTGTGCAAAATGTACAATAAGACCATTCATTCATACTTAGACTATAAATCCTTACACGGAATGTGTcaaccttcttttttttgtgaggtCAAGTGTTACTAAATTAAATCACTCCAATTTCACAT
It encodes:
- the slc26a11 gene encoding sodium-independent sulfate anion transporter, coding for MDQPLLQREKRERMTGCCSSRMLKAWLPILSWLPKYNLKWLQMDLLAGLTVGLTTVPQALAYAEVAGLPVQYGLYSAFMGGFIYTVLGTSKDVTLGPTAIMSLLCFSLVGGEPHQAVLLSLLCGLIQAALALLRLGFLLDFISFPVLKGFTCAAAITIGFGQVKNILGLEDVPHEFFPQVYYTFYKIPEARLGDVVLGFLCIALLVMLMSMKTSLGSDDDDDDDAPRFSRAARRLVYTVATMRNALIVVAASFCAFSWEAYGLHVFTITGKTSQGLPPFSPPPTSDTDVNGTVITFGEIVEGFGGGLAVIPFMGLLESIAIAKAFARQNNYRIDANQELLAIGMTNIMGSFVSAYPVTGSFGRTAVNSQTGVCTPAGGIVTSVIVLLSLAFLMPAFYYIPKASLAAVVICAVAPMFDYQVVAKMWKIHKFDLLPFIVTFLMSFWRVQYGIIGGVAVSGALLMYTLARPRIEVSNQSVMLIQLASGLSFPAAEHLSHVIHTQALQESLPRSVVLDCLHVSVIDYTVINELSDLLRQFKRQDVHLILSGLQPNVQEILLAADLEGLIYADSVESALQMESCNLNL